One Setaria italica strain Yugu1 chromosome I, Setaria_italica_v2.0, whole genome shotgun sequence DNA window includes the following coding sequences:
- the LOC101769798 gene encoding FT-interacting protein 1: MAKAEKLVVEVVAAHNLMPKDGQGSSSAYVEVEFDHQKRRTRARLKELNPVWNERLVFPVADPDDLPYRAIDVGVYNDRAAPGAGAAGPHGRNFLGKVRVPAAGVPAPGEEVVPQLFTLEKRSLFSHIRGEITLKIYRINSGDVVVKSKPDKPAKAVVAGPEVVAAPTVTGPKKQPQPQHQHQHPVVTVQPPPPQPEPPMDIMPQPAPMVMKPVMHADPYPVPAMFSGPGDFSLKETRPRLGGGAVADKASATYDLVEQVEYLYVRVVRARGVPMVGEAVAEVKLGNYRGVTPAVPSHSWDQVFAFSKETIQSSFVEVYVRARGSDDHVGRVWFDLAEVPHRAPPDSTLAPQWYNMEDRKGQRGGAEVMVAVWFGTQADEAFAEAWHSKAAGVHGNGPLGSIKSKVYVAPKLWYLRISIIEAQDLFPADKGPLAIGRFPELFVRAQVGNQIMRTRPAPMVSTRGPSSPFWNEDLMFVVAEPFEEFLVLSVEDRVSPGRDELLGRLVVPVSTIERRWDWKPVVSRWFGLDRGTGGGNVSGSNVHRFGSRRMHLRLSLDGGYHVLDEATAYSSDLQPTAKQLWKPHVGVLELGVLGATGLIPMKTRDGRGATADAYCVAKYAQKWIRTRTVVDSLCPRWNEQYTWEVFDPCTVITVGVFDNCHVDKPASGNTMVAVRDNCIGKVRIRLSTLETDRVYTHAYPLLMLHPSGIKKMGELHLAVRFCCGNVGNMFHAYVRPLLPKMHYAEPLLVRQVETLRFQATNVVAARLGRAEPPLGKEVVEYMLDHRSHLWSMRRSKANFFRLVNVLSGPITIGKWFELVCSWQRPVHSCLAVFTFLVFVTMPELILPTAFLAMAFTGLWRYRVRPRNPPHMEMRLSHADGATADELDEEFDTFPSSRGDVVRFRYDRLRSVAGRVQTVVGDIATQGERMQGLLSWRDPRATLLFSIACVLAAVIAYCVPMKVMIGLWGLYAMRPPRFRSRMPSPLMNFFRRLPSRADILL; this comes from the coding sequence ATGGCTAAGGCGGAGaagctggtggtggaggtggtggcggcgcacaACCTCATGCCCAAGGATGGCCAGGGCTCCTCGTCGGCGTACGTCGAGGTGGAGTTCGACCACCAGAAGCGACGCACGCGGGCCAGGCTCAAGGAGCTCAACCCCGTCTGGAACGAGCGCCTCGTTTTCCCCGTCGCCGACCCCGACGACCTCCCCTACCGCGCCATCGACGTCGGGGTCTACAACGACCGCGCCGCGCCcggggccggcgccgcgggCCCCCACGGCCGGAACTTCCTCGGCAAGGTGCGGGTCCCGGCAGCCGGCGTTCCAGCGCCCGGGGAGGAGGTCGTGCCGCAGCTCTTCACCCTCGAGAAGCGCAGCCTCTTCTCCCACATCCGCGGCGAGATCACCTTGAAGATCTACCGCATCAACTccggcgacgtcgtcgtcaagtCCAAGCCCGATAAGCCGGcgaaggcggtggtggctgGGCCGGAGGTCGTGGCGGCGCCGACGGTGACTGGGCCCAAgaagcagccgcagccgcagcatcagcatcagcatccTGTGGTGACCgtgcagccaccgccgccgcagccggagCCGCCCATGGACATCATGCCGCAGCCGGCCCCGATGGTCATGAAGCCGGTAATGCACGCCGACCCGTACCCTGTCCCGGCTATGTTCTCCGGCCCCGGCGACTTCTCTTTGAAGGAGACGCGGCCCCgccttggcggcggcgcggtcgccgACAAGGCGAGCGCGACCTACGACCTGGTGGAGCAGGTGGAGTACCTCTACGTGCGCGtggtgcgcgcgcgcggcgtcccGATGGTCGGCGAGGCCGTCGCGGAGGTCAAGCTCGGGAACTACCGCGGCGTGACGCCGGCCGTCCCTTCGCACAGCTGGGACCAGGTGTTCGCCTTCTCCAAGGAGACCATCCAGTCGTCGTTTGTGGAGGTGtacgtgcgcgcgcgcggcagTGACGACCACGTCGGCCGCGTCTGGTTCGACCTCGCCGAGGTGCCTCATCGCGCGCCGCCGGACAGCACGCTCGCCCCGCAGTGGTACAACATGGAGGACCGCAAGGGCCAGCGTGGCGGCGCTGAGGTTATGGTCGCCGTCTGGTTCGGCACCCAGGCTGACGAGGCCTTTGCGGAGGCCTGGCACTCCAAGGCCGCCGGCGTCCATGGCAATGGGCCACTGGGCTCCATCAAGTCCAAGGTGTACGTCGCGCCCAAGCTCTGGTACCTTCGTATCTCCATCATTGAAGCGCAGGACTTGTTCCCGGCGGATAAGGGGCCATTGGCGATTGGTCGATTCCCGGAGCTCTTCGTGCGTGCGCAGGTGGGGAACCAGATTATGCGCACACGGCCGGCACCCATGGTGTCGACACGGGGACCATCCAGCCCCTTCTGGAATGAAGACCTGATGTTTGTGGTGGCAGAGCCATTTGAGGAGTTCTTGGTGCTGTCTGTTGAAGACCGAGTTTCACCAGGCCGTGATGAATTGCTTGGTCGCCTTGTTGTGCCAGTATCCACCATTGAGAGGCGGTGGGATTGGAAACCAGTGGTTTCCAGGTGGTTTGGGCTGGACCGTGGCACTGGTGGTGGCAATGTTTCTGGTAGTAATGTGCACAGGTTCGGGAGCCGCCGCATGCATCTCAGGCTAAGTCTTGATGGAGGCTACCATGTTCTGGATGAGGCTACAGCTTACAGCAGCGATCTCCAGCCTACAGCAAAACAGCTATGGAAACCACATGTTGGTGTGCTTGAGCTTGGTGTTCTTGGTGCTACTGGCCTAATTCCAATGAAGACCCGGGATGGCAGGGGTGCGACTGCAGATGCATATTGTGTTGCAAAGTATGCCCAGAAGTGGATCCGCACACGCACTGTTGTTGACTCTTTGTGCCCTCGGTGGAACGAGCAGTACACATGGGAGGTGTTTGACCCCTGCACTGTCATCACTGTTGGTGTGTTTGACAACTGCCATGTCGACAAGCCTGCATCAGGGAATACTATGGTGGCTGTCCGTGATAATTGCATTGGTAAAGTTCGCATTCGGCTTTCGACATTGGAGACTGATAGGGTGTATACCCATGCCTACCCTCTGCTTATGCTGCATCCATCCGGGATCAAGAAGATGGGGGAGCTTCACCTAGCTGTGCGTTTCTGCTGTGGCAATGTTGGCAACATGTTCCATGCCTATGTGCGCCCATTGCTTCCAAAGATGCACTATGCTGAGCCACTGCTTGTGCGCCAGGTTGAGACTCTTCGGTTCCAGGCTACCAACGTGGTAGCGGCCCGCCTTGGCCGTGCTGAACCACCGCTTGGCAAGGAGGTTGTTGAGTACATGCTTGACCACCGATCGCATCTGTGGAGCATGCGCCGCAGCAAAGCAAACTTCTTCCGTCTTGTCAATGTGCTCTCTGGTCCTATTACCATAGGCAAGTGGTTTGAGCTTGTCTGCTCTTGGCAGCGCCCGGTGCATTCTTGCCTTGCTGTGTTCACATTCCTGGTATTTGTCACAATGCCAGAGCTGATTCTTCCAACAGCCTTTCTGGCCATGGCATTCACTGGCCTCTGGAGGTACCGAGTCCGTCCAAGGAACCCGCCTCACATGGAGATGAGGCTGTCTCATGCAGACGGAGCTACTGCAGATGAGCTTGATGAGGAGTTTGACACGTTCCCTTCGAGCCGTGGAGATGTCGTGCGCTTCAGGTATGACCGCCTCCGCAGTGTGGCTGGGAGGGTGCAGACGGTGGTTGGTGATATTGCAACACAGGGTGAGAGGATGCAGGGCCTGCTCAGCTGGCGTGACCCGAGGGCGACACTTCTTTTCTCCATTGCATGTGTCCTTGCTGCTGTGATTGCTTATTGTGTGCCTATGAAGGTGATGATTGGGCTCTGGGGCTTGTACGCCATGCGGCCGCCAAGATTCAGAAGCAGGATGCCATCTCCACTGATGAACTTCTTCCGAAGGCTTCCTTCAAGGGCTGACATCCTGCTCTGA
- the LOC101770202 gene encoding haloacid dehalogenase-like hydrolase domain-containing protein At2g33255 isoform X1 — protein MLPRLLQGPLAAAPLPLPCRLAVARGIRAMSSAAPAPEPAQRSRRPLRGVVFDMDGTLTVPVIDFQAMYREVLGGDAAYAAARAAGGGSVDILHCIEGWAPDKQRHAYEVIARFEKEGLDRLQIMPGASELCGFLDSKRIRRGLITRNVKDAVDLFHQRFGMMFAPALSREFRPYKPDPAPLLHICSTWNIPPHEVIMVGDSLKDDTLQVVCGKRAGAFTCLLDETGRYGPHDSLPEEVKPDFKVSSLTEVFTMLEENFDLAPANLTPASAESRI, from the exons ATGCTCCCCCGCCTGCTCCAGggccccctcgccgccgcgcccctccccctcccctgccgcctcgccgtcgcccgcggcATCCGGGCCATGTCCTCCGCCGCGCCAGCGCCAGAACCGGCCCAGCGCTCGAGGCGGCCGCTGCGCGGGGTGGTCTTCGACATGGACGGCACCCTCACGGTGCCCGTCATCGACTTCCAGGCCATGTACCGCGAGGTGCTCGGCGGGGACGCGGCctacgccgcggcgcgcgcggcggggggAGGCTCCGTCGACATCCTCCACTGCATCGAGGGCTGGGCGCCCGACAAGCAGCGCCACGCGTACGAGGTCATCGCGCGCTTCGAGAAAGAGGGGCTCGACCGACTCCAGATCATGCCCG GGGCGTCAGAGCTATGCGGGTTCCTGGACTCGAAGCGGATCAG AAGAGGTTTGATCACCCGTAATGTCAAGGATGCAGTTGATTTGTTTCACCAAAGATTTGGT ATGATGTTTGCTCCTGCACTGAGCAGAGAATTTCGCCCCTATAAACCAGATCCAGCTCCATTGCTTCACATTTGCTCCACTTGGAACATTCCACCACATGAAGTGATCATGGTCGGTGACAGTCTCAAGGATGAT ACTTTGCAGGTTGTTTGTGGAAAGAGGGCAGGAGCTTTTACTTGCTTACTTGATGAAACAGGGCGATATGGCCCACATGATTCTTTGCCTGAGGAAGTCAAACCTGACTTCAAGGTGTCTTCACTTACCGAAGTATTCACCATGCTGGAAGAGAATTTTGATTTGGCACCAGCAAATTTGACACCAGCATCCGCTGAGAGTAGAATATGA
- the LOC101770202 gene encoding haloacid dehalogenase-like hydrolase domain-containing protein At2g33255 isoform X2, which translates to MLPRLLQGPLAAAPLPLPCRLAVARGIRAMSSAAPAPEPAQRSRRPLRGVVFDMDGTLTVPVIDFQAMYREVLGGDAAYAAARAAGGGSVDILHCIEGWAPDKQRHAYEVIARFEKEGLDRLQIMPGASELCGFLDSKRIRRGLITRNVKDAVDLFHQRFGMMFAPALSREFRPYKPDPAPLLHICSTWNIPPHEVIMVGDSLKDDVVCGKRAGAFTCLLDETGRYGPHDSLPEEVKPDFKVSSLTEVFTMLEENFDLAPANLTPASAESRI; encoded by the exons ATGCTCCCCCGCCTGCTCCAGggccccctcgccgccgcgcccctccccctcccctgccgcctcgccgtcgcccgcggcATCCGGGCCATGTCCTCCGCCGCGCCAGCGCCAGAACCGGCCCAGCGCTCGAGGCGGCCGCTGCGCGGGGTGGTCTTCGACATGGACGGCACCCTCACGGTGCCCGTCATCGACTTCCAGGCCATGTACCGCGAGGTGCTCGGCGGGGACGCGGCctacgccgcggcgcgcgcggcggggggAGGCTCCGTCGACATCCTCCACTGCATCGAGGGCTGGGCGCCCGACAAGCAGCGCCACGCGTACGAGGTCATCGCGCGCTTCGAGAAAGAGGGGCTCGACCGACTCCAGATCATGCCCG GGGCGTCAGAGCTATGCGGGTTCCTGGACTCGAAGCGGATCAG AAGAGGTTTGATCACCCGTAATGTCAAGGATGCAGTTGATTTGTTTCACCAAAGATTTGGT ATGATGTTTGCTCCTGCACTGAGCAGAGAATTTCGCCCCTATAAACCAGATCCAGCTCCATTGCTTCACATTTGCTCCACTTGGAACATTCCACCACATGAAGTGATCATGGTCGGTGACAGTCTCAAGGATGAT GTTGTTTGTGGAAAGAGGGCAGGAGCTTTTACTTGCTTACTTGATGAAACAGGGCGATATGGCCCACATGATTCTTTGCCTGAGGAAGTCAAACCTGACTTCAAGGTGTCTTCACTTACCGAAGTATTCACCATGCTGGAAGAGAATTTTGATTTGGCACCAGCAAATTTGACACCAGCATCCGCTGAGAGTAGAATATGA
- the LOC101766290 gene encoding GDSL esterase/lipase At5g33370 — protein sequence MASSWLVLVLLPLLCLGTTLPGSDAARAFFVFGDSLVDNGNNNYLLTAARADSPPYGIDTPDHRATGRFSNGKNVPDIISEHLGAEPVLPYLSPELDGDKMLVGANFASAGVGILNDTGIQFANIIHISKQLLYFQQYQKRLSSLIGPEQTARLVSGSLVLITLGGNDFVNNYYLVPYSARSREFSLPDYINYILSEYRQILTKLYDLGARRVLVQGVGPIGCVPAELALHSLDGSCDRELQRAAEMYNPRLMALLADLNAGYGSDVFVGVNTQRIHNDFIDDPKAYGFETATQACCGQGRFNGMGLCTMVSSLCADRDAFVFWDAFHPTERANRLIVQQFMSGSVDYIAPMNLSTVLAIDLQKEQLRT from the exons ATGGCCTCCTCGTGGCTGGTCTTGGTCCTGCTCCCCTTGCTCTGCCTGGGGACGACGCTGCCGGGCTCCGACGCGGCCCgcgccttcttcgtcttcggCGACTCCCTCGTCGACAACGGCAACAACAACTACCTGctcacggcggcgcgggcggactCGCCGCCGTACGGCATCGACACGCCGGACCACCGCGCCACGGGGCGCTTCAGCAACGGCAAGAACGTGCCAGACATCATCA GTGAGCACCTCGGCGCCGAGCCCGTGCTGCCGTACCTGAGCCCGGAGCTGGACGGCGACAAGATGCTCGTCGGCGCCAACTTCGCGTCGGCCGGCGTCGGGATCCTCAACGACACCGGAATCCAATTC GCCAACATCATCCACATCTCGAAGCAGCTGCTCTACTTCCAGCAGTACCAGAAGCGCCTGAGCTCCCTGATCGGCCCGGAGCAGACTGCCCGTCTGGTGAGCGGCTCGCTGGTGCTCATCACCCTCGGCGGCAACGACTTCGTCAACAACTACTACCTGGTGCCCTACTCAGCGCGCTCCCGCGAGTTCTCCCTCCCCGACTACATCAACTACATCCTCTCCGAGTACAGGCAGATCCTCACG AAGCTGTACGACCTGGGCGCGCGGCGCGTGCTGGTGCAGGGCGTGGGTCCGATCGGTTGCGTCCCGGCGGAGCTCGCGCTGCACAGCCTGGACGGGAGCTGCGACCGTGAGCTGCAGCGTGCGGCGGAGATGTACAACCCGCGGCTGATGGCGCTGCTGGCGGACCTCAACGCCGGGTACGGCAGCGACGTGTTCGTCGGCGTGAACACGCAGCGGATCCACAACGACTTCATCGACGACCCCAAGGCGTACGGCTTCGAGACGGCCACCCAGGCGTGCTGCGGCCAGGGACGGTTCAACGGGATGGGCCTCTGCACCATGGTGTCCAGCCTCTGCGCCGACCGCGACGCCTTCGTGTTCTGGGACGCCTTCCACCCCACCGAGCGCGCCAACCGCCTCATCGTGCAGCAGTTCATGTCCGGATCCGTCGACTACATCGCGCCCATGAACCTCAGCACCGTCCTCGCCATCGACCTCCAAAAGGAGCAGCTGCGCACATGA